A window of the Verrucomicrobiia bacterium genome harbors these coding sequences:
- a CDS encoding SDR family NAD(P)-dependent oxidoreductase has product MNQIDLQGRAAIVTGGARGIGYAIAQRLLQSGASVSLWDRDADALREAAQSLGQFGKVHTSTVQLTDLVSIEAAAKATADAFGKIDILINNAGIAGENKKSWELTPAEWNNVVNVNLNAVFLVCHAVVPYLLKNGYGRIVNTSSIAGKEGNPNASHYSAAKAGVIAFTKSLGKELALSNICVNCITPAVIHTDILKQCTQQQIDYMVAKIPMGRVGKVEEAAALVAWLSSEDCSFTTGGVFDLSGGRATY; this is encoded by the coding sequence ATGAACCAGATCGACCTCCAAGGCCGCGCCGCCATCGTCACCGGTGGCGCTCGTGGCATCGGCTACGCCATCGCCCAACGCCTCCTCCAATCCGGCGCCAGCGTCAGCCTCTGGGACCGCGATGCCGACGCTCTCCGCGAAGCCGCTCAATCTCTTGGCCAGTTCGGCAAAGTCCACACCTCCACCGTCCAGCTTACCGATCTCGTTTCCATCGAAGCTGCCGCAAAAGCGACCGCTGATGCCTTCGGCAAGATCGATATTCTCATCAACAATGCCGGTATTGCCGGTGAGAATAAAAAATCATGGGAACTCACGCCTGCGGAATGGAACAACGTGGTGAACGTGAACCTGAACGCAGTCTTTCTCGTATGCCATGCCGTGGTTCCTTACCTCTTGAAAAACGGTTACGGCCGCATCGTGAACACCTCCTCTATCGCGGGCAAAGAAGGGAATCCAAACGCCTCCCACTACAGCGCCGCCAAGGCTGGGGTCATCGCCTTCACAAAATCTCTTGGTAAAGAACTCGCGCTATCAAACATCTGCGTGAACTGCATCACCCCTGCCGTCATCCACACGGACATCCTCAAACAATGCACCCAGCAGCAGATCGATTACATGGTGGCTAAGATTCCCATGGGCCGTGTTGGAAAAGTGGAAGAAGCCGCCGCCCTCGTCGCCTGGCTCAGCTCCGAAGACTGCTCCTTCACCACAGGCGGCGTGTTTGATTTATCAGGCGGTCGCGCCACCTACTAA
- a CDS encoding DUF2237 domain-containing protein yields MACDLGMDYVFSMPTNVLGGDLECCCNDPMTGFYRDGYCRTGAQDQGLHVVCAQMTAEFLRFSYMRGNDLSTPRPEYDFPGLKPGDRWCLCVERWKEALVAGFAPPVVLAATHLSALEWVDLEDLRANAVKGEG; encoded by the coding sequence ATGGCTTGCGATTTGGGTATGGACTACGTTTTCTCCATGCCGACGAATGTTTTAGGCGGGGATCTGGAGTGTTGTTGCAACGACCCGATGACTGGTTTTTATCGGGATGGGTATTGTCGCACGGGGGCTCAGGATCAGGGGCTGCATGTGGTTTGTGCGCAGATGACGGCGGAGTTTTTGCGGTTCTCTTACATGCGGGGGAATGACTTGAGCACGCCGAGGCCGGAGTATGATTTTCCGGGGTTGAAGCCGGGGGATCGCTGGTGCTTGTGCGTGGAGCGGTGGAAGGAGGCTTTGGTGGCGGGGTTCGCGCCACCGGTGGTGCTGGCGGCGACGCATTTGTCGGCGCTGGAGTGGGTGGATTTGGAGGATTTGCGGGCGAATGCGGTGAAGGGGGAGGGTTAA